A DNA window from Linepithema humile isolate Giens D197 chromosome 6, Lhum_UNIL_v1.0, whole genome shotgun sequence contains the following coding sequences:
- the LOC137000701 gene encoding uncharacterized protein, protein MTIPRLELSGAVLLSNLTSRVLKILKLNSIPVFLWTDSAIVYTWINSHPSRWKEFIHNRVCHIHETPPHAIWRFTPGTENPADHATRGLSPAQLIDNANWQSGPSWLSLESSAWPQEPQAVSRKEHLEERMNQVLTTNVRSNQLWDLVYKYSNMTRLLRITSLCKRAVSRFRNSQQTSLTIPITTCELDSARLLWVKQIQQSYFSQELKILSKGNTLPSSHSLLRLTLFLDAESFLRVGDRLRLSLLPDNTKHPLILPKKSPLTTLIIADAHQRTLHGVEAVLNSRPLCPFTDDPDDVQALTPAHFLIESSLATIPEPSLETVKTSHLSRWQLTRQMLDSFWSHWSKECLQRYLVMYKWNKETPPLKEGSLVLVVDERYPPSKWPLGRVISSHPGKDGKIRVVTVRTQASTFKRPIVKLCPLPVPACI, encoded by the exons ATGACAATTCCTCGACTTGAGCTGTCCGGAGCGGTTCTATTAAGCAATCTCACCTCAAGAgttttaaaaatcttgaaGCTCAATTCTATTCCAGTTTTTCTCTGGACGGACTCAGCTATTGTGTATACCTGGATTAATAGTCATCCATCTCGGTGGAAGGAATTCATACACAATAGAGTTTGTCACATCCACGAAACTCCACCTCATGCAATTTGGAGATTTACTCCCGGTACTGAGAATCCAGCAGATCATGCTACTCGAGGATTATCACCAGCTCAACTTATCGATAATGCAAACTGGCAGTCGGGACCGAGTTGGCTCAGTTTAGAATCTTCAGCATGGCCTCAAGAACCTCAAGCAGTATCTCGAAAAGAACACCTAGAAGAACGCATGAATCAAGTTCTCACAACAAATGTTAGATCTAATCAACTATGGGATCTTGTTTATAAGTATTCAAATATGACTCGATTATTACGTATCACTTCCTTATGTAAACGAGCCGTATCTCGATTCCGAAATTCTCAGCAAACAAGTTTAACCATTCCCATCACCACTTGTGAATTAGATTCAGCAAGACTGTTATGGGTTAAGCAAATTCAACAATCATACTTCTCTCAAGAGTTGAAAATTCTGTCTAAAGGTAATACTTTGCCATCTTCTCACAGCTTATTGCGTCTCACTCTATTTTTAGATGCTGAAAGTTTTCTTAGAGTCGGAGATCGTCTTCGATTATCTCTCTTACCTGATAATACGAAACATCCATTAATCCTTCCAAAGAAGTCACCACTAACGACTTTAATAATCGCTGACGCTCATCAGCGTACACTTCATGGAG TGGAAGCAGTTCTCAATTCTCGACCGTTATGTCCTTTCACCGACGATCCAGACGACGTTCAAGCGCTTACTCCAGCTCACTTTTTGATCGAAAGCTCGTTGGCTACTATACCCGAACCTTCTCTTGAAACAGTTAAAACATCTCATCTTTCTCGATGGCAATTAACTCGTCAAATGCTGGACAGTTTCTGGTCTCATTGGTCAAAGGAGTGCTTACAACGGTATCTTGTTATGTACAAATGGAATAAGGAAACTCCTCCTTTAAAAGAAGGTTCTCTCGTCTTAGTTGTTGATGAACGATATCCACCATCCAAATGGCCTCTCGGTCGAGTAATCTCTTCTCATCCTGGTAAGGATGGAAAAATCAGAGTTGTAACCGTTCGGACGCAAGCGTCTACTTTCAAACGACCTATAGTCAAACTTTGTCCTCTTCCTGTACCCGCTTGTATCTAA
- the LOC137000702 gene encoding uncharacterized protein has product MQKQVWPHLENLVLADPDFMSSGPIDIILGADVYPQIIEDGIAKGEATSPIAQRTSFGWVISGPANSNTSRSSSQGCHVSVDKELQDLLQRFWKLEEVSSVTSSSMSVNEQESEYEKLGHMKLIPNSQPEPTVAYYLPHHGVIRETSQTTKLRVVFNGSSRTSSGVSLNDLLYTGKKLQIDVLDVLIWFRQFRYVFFSDIEKMYRQINVHEEDQKFQRILWRNKAKDIVTYELTTVTYGLACAPFLALRTLEQLVEDKGSKFPLAVPSLVQGRYVDDIFGGADSITQAREIVQVKSLCMAGGFPLQKWLTNHSAILESISSENRIDSSSIRIDETAIIHVLGLCWNPSSDTFHFSVTVSIPSVLTKRNVLSTIAKVFDPLGLLAPILITAKIFIQELWSLKLGWDEPLPLPV; this is encoded by the exons ATGCAAAAGCAAGTCTGGCCGCACTTAGAAAATCTCGTACTAGCTGATCCTGATTTCATGTCTTCTGGGCCTATTGATATTATTCTAGGAGCAGATGTTTATCCCCAGATCATTGAAGACGGAATTGCAAAAGGAGAAGCTACCTCACCTATTGCGCAGCGAACATCATTTGGTTGGGTGATTTCAGGTCCTGCAAACAGCAATACATCACGCTCATCTTCACAAGGATGTCACGTCTCCGTTGACAAAGAATTGCAAGATTTACTACAACGTTTTTGGAAGCTTGAGGAAGTCTCATCTGTAACTTCATCATCTATGTCCGTCAACGAACAGGAAT CGGAATATGAGAAATTAGGTCATATGAAATTAATACCTAACTCTCAACCAGAACCGACAGTAGCCTACTATCTTCCACATCATGGAGTCATTCGAGAGACCAGCCAGACTACGAAACTAAGAGTCGTATTTAATGGATCAAGTCGTACTAGCTCGGGAGTATCTTTGAACGATCTTCTTTACACTGGCAAAAAATTACAGATCGACGTATTAGATGTACTGATATGGTTCCGTCAATTTagatacgtttttttttcagacaTCGAAAAGATGTATCGACAAATTAACGTGCATGAAGAAGATCAAAAGTTCCAACGCATTCTTTGGCGGAATAAAGCTAAGGACATTGTCACTTATGAATTGACAACAGTTACTTATGGGTTAGCCTGTGCCCCATTTTTAGCTCTCCGTACTCTTGAACAACTTGTAGAAGATAAAGGCTCTAAGTTCCCTCTAGCAGTTCCTTCCTTAGTTCAAGGCAGATATGTCGATGACATATTTGGAGGTGCCGATTCAATTACTCAAGCTCGAGAAATAGTCCAAGTAAAATCATTGTGCATGGCGGGCGGGTTTCCCCTCCAAAAATGGTTAACTAATCATTCAGCAATTCTGGAATCCATTTCTTCCGAGAATCGAATTGATTCATCATCAATACGAATTGACGAAACAGCTATTATCCATGTACTAGGACTATGCTGGAATCCGTCATCTGATACGTTCCACTTCTCTGTCACTGTGTCGATTCCATCTGTTCTAACCAAACGAAATGTTCTATCTACAATCGCTAAAGTGTTCGACCCTCTTGGACTGCTAGCTCCTATCTTAATTACGGctaaaatattcatacaaGAGCTTTGGTCACTCAAGCTTGGATGGGATGAGCCATTACCTCTTCCTGTTTAA